The Benincasa hispida cultivar B227 chromosome 11, ASM972705v1, whole genome shotgun sequence genome has a segment encoding these proteins:
- the LOC120090805 gene encoding secreted RxLR effector protein 161-like, producing the protein MENCNSATTPVEPNLKLTKDHEGKKVNSTLYKQMVGSLMYLITARPNIMYVVSLFSRFMESPIELHLLAAKRILRYLKGTPSLGILYQKGEKLNLIGFSDSEYTRDLNDRKSTLGYVFMLGSGAISWSSKKQPIATLSTTEAELVAATSCACQAICLRNILENLHYKQEEASIIHCDNTSTIKLSRNPVLHGRSKYIDVRYHYLRDLTNGGIINLSYCKSEDQVADILTKPLKLATIVKLRSLLGVVSSTTLN; encoded by the coding sequence ATGGAGAATTGCAACTCAGCCACAACTCCAGTTGAACCCAATTTGAAGCTCACAAAGGACCATGAAGGAAAGAAGGTTAACAGTACTCTCTATAAGCAAATGgttggaagcttgatgtacttaATAACTGCAAGGCCTAATATTATGTATGTTGTAAGTTTATTTAGCAGGTTTATGGAATCTCCAATTGAGCTTCATCTCCTTGCTGCTAAAAGAATCTTACGTTACTTAAAAGGGACTCCTAGTCTTGGCATACtttatcaaaaaggagaaaaactAAACCTTATTGGTTTTAGCGATAGTGAATATACAAGAGATTTAAATGATAGAAAGAGTACTTTAGGGTATGTTTTCATGCTTGGTTCAGGAGCTATCTCATGGTCTTCCAAGAAACAACCAATTGCCACATTATCTACCACTGAAGCTGAACTTGTAGCAGCAACATCATGTGCATGTCAAGCCATTTGTTTGAGGAACATTCTTGAGAATTTGCATTATAAGCAAGAAGAAGCATCTATCATTCATTGTGATAACACATCAACAATCAAGCTCTCAAGGAATCCTGTCTTGCATGGACGAAGTAAATACATTGATGTAAGATACCATTACTTGAGAGATCTTACAAATGGTGGAATTATCAATCTAAGCTACTGTAAAAGTGAAGATCAAGTGGCAGATATTTTAACCAAGCCTCTCAAATTAGCAACAATTGTGAAGCTTCGAAGCTTACTTGGGGTGGTTTCCTCTACTACTTTAAACTAA